The genomic DNA GCTCGGAGGCGGGCTGCGTACCATCCACCATCTCCGGCAGGCTACGGAAAGTGGGGTGGAGTATCTGATCCTCGGTTCGCGCCTGCTGTCAGACATCACTGTCCTCCGGGAGTGGACTGAACACTTTCCCCACCGGTTTGTGGCAGCCATTGATGCCCGGGACGGAAAGCTATCCACTCACGGATGGGAGTTCACTACAACAGTTGATGTGACGGAGGTCGTAGAGAAGGTCGAATCTCTGGGATTCTCCCGCATCATCTACACTGACATACAGCGTGACGGGATGTTGTCCGGCCTAAACCTGCTACAGCTAAGATCCGTGGCTCGGAGCACAACCCTTCCTGTTGTAGCCTCAGGTGGAGTAGCTGGTGTGGAGGACATAACTTCCGTGAAGAAACTCCACGCCGCGGGCGTCACCGGTGTGATTGTGGGCAAAGCGTTTTACGAGGGGAAGATCACACTGGAGGAGATGAGCCAGTGCTGACGCGGCGGATCATACCTTGCCTCGATGTGAAAGACGGTCAGGTGGTGAAGGGGGTAAAGTTTGTGAACCTGGTCAACGAAGGGAATCCGGTGGAGTTGGCGGCGCGCTATTCTGACTCCGGTGCCGATGAACTTGTGTTTCTTGATATTACGGCGACTTTGGAATCCCGCCGGCATGTGGTGGATCTGTTGAGGGAAGTGGCGAAGCGGGTGTTCATCCCGTTCACCGTGGGGGGAGGAATCAGAACCACCGACGACATAGGTGAGATTCTTCACGCCGGTGCCGACAAAGTTTCTATCAATTCAGCCGCCCTTAAGAACCCGGGCCTACTGACGGAAGGGGCGAGGCGGTTCGGTTCCCAGTGCATCGTTCTGGCTATGGACGTGAAGCGGAATGCCAGCGGCTGGCGGGTTCATTCTCATGGGGGGACGAAACCGACGAAAAGGGAGGCCATCCAGTGGGCGATGGAAGCGGTGGAGAAAAGTGCCGGAGAAATCTTGCTGACCAGCATGGATGCTGACGGAACACAGAACGGAGTGGACGTAGAACTGACACGCCGGATCAGCCGCTCTGTGAATATCCCCGTTATTGCATCAGGGGGGATTGGGACTGTTGACCATTTCAGGGAGGCTATCGAGACGGGAGAGGCGGACGCTGTTCTGGCGGCATCCGTTTTCCATCGCGGTATCTTCACCGTGCGGGAGGTGAAGGAATCTCTGGCAGCGCATAAGATCCCCATGAGATTGACAGGAGAAGAAAATGAACTTTAATGAAGCGAAAACCCTTGTTCAAGAGATGAATCTGAGATTAGATCACAACGGTCTGGTGCCAGCCATCATACAAGATAGTGCCAGTGGCGACGTGCTCATGCTTGGGTACATGAGCACGGAAAGTCTCGCCATCTCTCTCGCCGAAGGGAGGACATGCTTCTGGTCCCGAGGCCGCCAGATTCTCTGGCGAAAGGGAGAAACAAGCGGACATAAACAGGTCGTCTCTTCCATTGCTCTCGATTGTGACCGGGATACCGTGCTGGTGAGTGTGGAACAGACTGGCGCCGCGTGTCACAATGGTAGCCGTTCGTGTTTTGAAGAGACAATTGAACTTGCGACAGATGAAACTGAGAGCAACGATCAACCTAATAAGGAGGTACAGAAGTGAAAAGCATTGCTGACCACCGACGTAGAGTTTACGACTGCATAACCAATCTCATCGGGAGTTCTGATAATCCCACGCCAATCGTGATGTTGAACCGCAGGATGAATCCGTATCCCGAGTTTCAGATCGGTGTGAAGTTATAACGATTCAATATTTTCGGTTCCATAAAGGATCGTGTTGCCTTGAGCATGATTCGTGAAACAGAGGTGGGAACCGGGCAGACTCTCCTGGAAGCCTCTTCCAGGAATACCGGCCTGGCTCTGGCGGCCATTGCCAACGCTATCGGTCTGCCGGCGGAAGTGGCCGTCCCGGAAAGAATACCAGAGGAAAAAAGGTGCTATTGAGATTGCTGGGAATAGATACATTGGGGGAGGCGGAAGACGAGCTATACCCTCTGTTCCCCAATGAGGGGGCACGGCAGTCACTATCTCAGCGGACGATGTTTTCAAGTATACGAGCTTTTATCAGCCGTACTTGGCGGATGCAAACGAACCTTAAAATGGGGAACAAGGCGATCCTGACCGGACTGGAATGGAATGCTTGACGAAGGAGAAGATATGAGCAAGAAGAAAGTAGTATTAGCATACAGCGGAGGGCTCGATACGTCGGTCATTCTCAAATGGCTGCAGAACAAAGGGTATGCAGTCATTTGTTTTGTCGGCAATGTGGGTCAGCGGGAGGATTTTGCAGCCGTAGAGGAGAAGGCCCTGAAAACAGGCGCCTCAAAAGTCTTCGTGGAGGATCTGCGGCGTGAGTTTATCACCGACTTCATTTTTCCTGCGCTTCAGGGTAATGCGCTGTATGAAGGGAGGTATCTGTTAGGCACGTCTCTGGCCCGGCCGGTCTTGGCGAAAAGGCAGATCGAGATTGCCCGGAGCGAGGGGGCGAACTTCGTGGCTCACGGAGCCACCGGCAAGGGGAATGATCAGGTGAGGTTTGAACTGACCTACTACGCACTGAATCCGGATATTCAGGTAATCTCGCCCTGGAAGGACAGCGAGTTTCTCGCTGAGTTCAAGGGACGGACCGATCTATTGGCCTCTGCTGAAGCGTGGGAGATTCCTGTGAGCGCCACAAAGAAGCACCCGTACAGTGAGGATGAGAATCTGATGCACATCAGCCACGAGGCGGGCATCCTGGAAGACCCAGCTCTGCGGCCTGCCGAATCGGTTTTCAGCCATACTGCCGGCATAGATCAGACGCCGGGCAAGGAAACGATTATCGATATTTACTTTGAGAACGGATTACCGACAAAGGTCGTGAACCTGGATGATGGAACCGAGCAGAGTGATCCTCTGGATCTTTTTCTCTACCTTAACGGTCTTGCGGGAGAACACGGCATAGGGCGGCTCGACATGGTTGAGAACCGGTTCATCGGTATTAAGTCGAGAGGAATTTACGAGACGCCCGGCGCTACCGTATTGTGGGCTGCCCACCGCGACCTCGAAGGGATGGCCATGGACAAGGAGGTAATGCACCTCCGCGACATGCTGATCCCGAAATTCTCGGAACTCATCTACAACGGCCTCTGGTACTCGCCCGAAATGGACTTCATAATGAGCGCATTCAAAAAGAGTCAGGAGGCCATCGATGGCAAGGTGACTGTGGCTCTCTACAAGGGGAATGTGACGGTGGTCGGAAGAGAATCCCATACGTCCCTTTACGATCAGGACTTCTCCAGCATGGAGGTTGAGGGCGGTTTTGACGCTGAAGACAGCCGCGGCTTCATCAATATTCACTCTATCAGACTCAAGGCCCACAATCTTGTGTTGCACAAGCGGCGGCCTTACAACTGGAGAAAGGAGTAGCGTTTATGGGGAAGCTATGGCAAAAAGGATACGACCTGAATAAAGAAATTGAGTCGTTTACCGTGGGCGATGATCCTGAACTCGATCAGCGGTTGGTCCCCTACGATTGCGTCGCTTCCATGGCACATGCAAAGATGCTGGGCAAGATCGGGATTCTTGACGGTAACGAAGTTAGACAGCTCGTTGCGGAACTGGAGAACATCATCGAACTCCACAAGGGCGGGCAGTTCCCCATAACTCTTGATCAGGAGGACTGCCACACGGCTATCGAGAATCATCTCACAGAAAAGCTGGGCGATCTGGGGAAGAAAATCCACACAGCCCGCTCACGGAATGATCAGGTGTTGACGGCATTGCGTCTGTTCTACAAAGATCAGATCAATGAATGTGAGGAGTTGATTGACGGTCTCATCGAGTCAATGGAAAGCTTCATCAAAAGAAGTGGAGAGACGCCGTTGCCGGGCTATACGCACATGCGGAAAGCCATGCCTTCATCTGTCGCTATGTGGGGCGGTGCGTTGGTCGATTCCATGAAGGACAATCGGAAACTGCTCCACGTGGTCCTTGTATTGATTGATCAGTCACCGCTGGGTACTGCCGCCGGCTATGGAGTACCGCTGAAGATCGATAGGGAATTCACAGCGAAAGAGCTGGGGTTTGATACAGTGCAGCAGAACCCAATCTATGTCCAGAACAGCAGGGGGAAATTTGAGATATCGCTGCTGCACGCACTGAGCCAGATTATTCTCGACCTCAACAGAATCGCATCGGATTTGATTTTGTTCAGCATGCCCGAGTTTGGCTTCTTTGAACTGCCTGATGAGTTTTGTACCGGCAGCTCAATCATGCCGCAGAAAAAGAATCCCGATGTGCTGGAAATTCTGAGGGCTAAGTACCATGTGGTGAGGTCGTGCCAGCACGAAGTGGAGTCTATTGTGGGGAATCTGATATCAGGATTCAGTCGAGACCTCCAACTCACCAAGGAGCCCACTCTCAGGGGTATCGACACGACCCTGGAGTGTCTCTCCGTGGCGGCACTGATTTTCAGTGAACTGAGCTTGAACAAGGAGCGGTGTGAGAAGGCGATGACGGACGAACTGTTTGCCACGGAGGAGGTTTATCAGCTGGTGGAACAGGGAATCCCATTCCGGGAAGCATACGGGCGGGTGGCGCTGAAGCATAAAGATTCGTCATAATCTGAGGCAGGAGAATCTGCTCTGCCTGGCTACCTACCAGCAAAGAGATGTTGAATGTCACCTCTAAAATGTATAGCTTCCTCTCTCACTTGAGGAGTATCAAACGATGGTCTCGCCTCCTGTCCGTACGTTAGCCATTTCCCCGCTGGTTCTTGCCGCTATTCTGAAGGTTTGTACGCCTATTCAGGTGGACGGTAACGGTGACCTTCCTTTGGATGAAATTGTTCTTCCCCCGGGGTTCGAGATTCAACTGTATGCCAGCGACGTCCCCAATGCCCGGTCGATGACGCTGAGCTCCAGTGGAGTCCTGTTCGTAGGTACTCGTCGTGAAGGGAATGTCTACGCCATCCGGGACGAAGATGGGGACTTTCATGCCGATGAAGTTATTGTCATCGATGAAGGTCTCAACATGCCCAACGGCGTTGCTTTCAGAGATGATGACCTTTACGTGATGGAGGTAAATCGGCTGTTGCGATATAACGACATAGAAGATCACCTTGATGCCCCGCCCGATCCTGTGGTGGTTTATGATCGCTATCCAACAGACAGTCACCACGGCTGGAAATTCATCCGCTTCGGCCCAGACGGGATGCTCTACATTCCGGTGGGTGCTCCCTGCAACATCTGCGACGAGGAAGACGACCGCTATGCCTCTATTACAAGGATCAACCACGATGGTAACGGTTTCGAGATCTTCTCACATGGAGTGCGAAACACGGTAGGCTTTGACTGGCATCCCGTGACAGAGGAATTGTGGTTCACCGATAACGGCCGCGACTGGCTGGGCGATGACATGCCTCCAGATGAACTGAACCGCGCCCCGGAAAAGGGAGTGCACTTTGGATTTCCGTACTGCCATGGAGAAGATATTCTCGATCCCGAATTCGGAGAAGGGCAAGATTGTGCTGATTATGTGTCGCCGGCTCAGGAACTGGATCCACATGTGGCTGCTCTGGGGATGCGCTTCTACACCGGGGATATGTTCTCCGAGAATTACCGCGATCAGATCCTCATCGCTGAGCACGGCTCTTGGAACCGGAGCATCCCCATCGGCTATCGGCTGATGCTGGTAGAATTGAATGGGGATGACGTCGTCGGCTACAAGGTTTTCGCCGAGGGGTGGCTTCAGGGGATGACGGCTTGGGGGCGGCCGGTAGATGTTCTCGTGATGCCGGATGGGAGTCTACTGGTGTCAGATGACTTTGCTGGCGTTATCTACCGGATCACCTATACGGGTCGGTAGCGAGCAAGAGGAAAAGAGTGACGAGACTTACCTTATGGGTAGCAGATGACCGAGGATGTAGCCGATGAGTATCCCAACAAGCAGCGCCAGAGTTAGAACGCGGGAGCGAACCATCTCTTTGGTGTAGCCTTTCTTGATGGCTATGACAGAGACGATGTAGCCGAGGCCATTCACGAGCCAGAAGAACGGCAGAGCAAAAACTTTCACGATCAGAGGACCCACCACGGGAATGAGTGTAACTACAGCCCCCAATCCCGCAAACGCCTTTGTGAACAGACTGAGTACGATCGTTAAGATGGCAATGATTTCTTTAGGAACGTCGAATGCGAGGAGGACCAGAATGCCGGCCACGATTCCGCCCCACAGAAAAACACTCTTTCCGTATTGCTGCCAGAATGGTTTTCGTTCTGCTTCGGTGTTGTCAGTCATCCTCTATCTCTGCGGTGAGGGTGATCCCTCGAACAGTCACTTCTGCCTGTAATATACGTCTTTCCCCGCCCCTTTCAATCCAGATTTGCCGCACACAGTTGCTAAGCGCAATCCCCCATGTGAAGACGTCTGTTGTTTCCACAAGCTCTGTTTTCGTACCCTTCGTTTTGCGTATATCAAAACGGTAGTGATCAGACAGGTACGATTCTCCATTCACATCGATTTCAGTAGAATCGACCCAAAGAAATCGCCCTTGAAATAGTTGCCCTTCGTGATCTAATTGCCACCATTTGGTATCGAGATTGCTCCAATCTGTCGTTCGACTTCTCATAAGGAGAGAGAATAGGTTGTGTATGTCTGAAGGGCGCTCGTAGTGTGAATCCTCGTAGCGATAAGCCCCTGCGTCACTGTCCCACTTTAGGATGAGCTTCTGATCAATGTTCGGTTGCTTGATCCTCTTTTCATATCTGAGCATCTGGAATGTCTGCCCATCGTAGACGGTTGTATAGCTGTTGTCCACTTCAAAGACATATGCAAAAACATTGGTTGTTTCCGCGGTAAATTCCAGTTTCCTCTCATTAATGCCTGATCCTTCGCTCAGTGACATGGTGATATCCACGCATGGGATTTTCCAGAAATAAACGGTGTAGTTGAATTTGTCGCTTGCGAGTAGAGAAGAGGCGGTGGCAAGCAGCGTCAATCCGATTCCGCAGTGCTTTATTGGTCGCTTTATCATAAGTTGATTTGATGTGAAACTGTTGATTTCTGCTTTCGCCCCTTCCATGAGAGGGGTACAAA from Candidatus Neomarinimicrobiota bacterium includes the following:
- the hisI gene encoding phosphoribosyl-AMP cyclohydrolase, translated to MNFNEAKTLVQEMNLRLDHNGLVPAIIQDSASGDVLMLGYMSTESLAISLAEGRTCFWSRGRQILWRKGETSGHKQVVSSIALDCDRDTVLVSVEQTGAACHNGSRSCFEETIELATDETESNDQPNKEVQK
- a CDS encoding pyridoxal-phosphate dependent enzyme → MFGSIKDRVALSMIRETEVGTGQTLLEASSRNTGLALAAIANAIGLPAEVAVPERIPEEKRCY
- the argH gene encoding argininosuccinate lyase, coding for MGKLWQKGYDLNKEIESFTVGDDPELDQRLVPYDCVASMAHAKMLGKIGILDGNEVRQLVAELENIIELHKGGQFPITLDQEDCHTAIENHLTEKLGDLGKKIHTARSRNDQVLTALRLFYKDQINECEELIDGLIESMESFIKRSGETPLPGYTHMRKAMPSSVAMWGGALVDSMKDNRKLLHVVLVLIDQSPLGTAAGYGVPLKIDREFTAKELGFDTVQQNPIYVQNSRGKFEISLLHALSQIILDLNRIASDLILFSMPEFGFFELPDEFCTGSSIMPQKKNPDVLEILRAKYHVVRSCQHEVESIVGNLISGFSRDLQLTKEPTLRGIDTTLECLSVAALIFSELSLNKERCEKAMTDELFATEEVYQLVEQGIPFREAYGRVALKHKDSS
- the hisF gene encoding imidazole glycerol phosphate synthase subunit HisF, with product MLTRRIIPCLDVKDGQVVKGVKFVNLVNEGNPVELAARYSDSGADELVFLDITATLESRRHVVDLLREVAKRVFIPFTVGGGIRTTDDIGEILHAGADKVSINSAALKNPGLLTEGARRFGSQCIVLAMDVKRNASGWRVHSHGGTKPTKREAIQWAMEAVEKSAGEILLTSMDADGTQNGVDVELTRRISRSVNIPVIASGGIGTVDHFREAIETGEADAVLAASVFHRGIFTVREVKESLAAHKIPMRLTGEENEL
- a CDS encoding argininosuccinate synthase — its product is MSKKKVVLAYSGGLDTSVILKWLQNKGYAVICFVGNVGQREDFAAVEEKALKTGASKVFVEDLRREFITDFIFPALQGNALYEGRYLLGTSLARPVLAKRQIEIARSEGANFVAHGATGKGNDQVRFELTYYALNPDIQVISPWKDSEFLAEFKGRTDLLASAEAWEIPVSATKKHPYSEDENLMHISHEAGILEDPALRPAESVFSHTAGIDQTPGKETIIDIYFENGLPTKVVNLDDGTEQSDPLDLFLYLNGLAGEHGIGRLDMVENRFIGIKSRGIYETPGATVLWAAHRDLEGMAMDKEVMHLRDMLIPKFSELIYNGLWYSPEMDFIMSAFKKSQEAIDGKVTVALYKGNVTVVGRESHTSLYDQDFSSMEVEGGFDAEDSRGFINIHSIRLKAHNLVLHKRRPYNWRKE
- a CDS encoding DUF3108 domain-containing protein, which translates into the protein MIKRPIKHCGIGLTLLATASSLLASDKFNYTVYFWKIPCVDITMSLSEGSGINERKLEFTAETTNVFAYVFEVDNSYTTVYDGQTFQMLRYEKRIKQPNIDQKLILKWDSDAGAYRYEDSHYERPSDIHNLFSLLMRSRTTDWSNLDTKWWQLDHEGQLFQGRFLWVDSTEIDVNGESYLSDHYRFDIRKTKGTKTELVETTDVFTWGIALSNCVRQIWIERGGERRILQAEVTVRGITLTAEIEDD
- a CDS encoding PQQ-dependent sugar dehydrogenase; this encodes MVSPPVRTLAISPLVLAAILKVCTPIQVDGNGDLPLDEIVLPPGFEIQLYASDVPNARSMTLSSSGVLFVGTRREGNVYAIRDEDGDFHADEVIVIDEGLNMPNGVAFRDDDLYVMEVNRLLRYNDIEDHLDAPPDPVVVYDRYPTDSHHGWKFIRFGPDGMLYIPVGAPCNICDEEDDRYASITRINHDGNGFEIFSHGVRNTVGFDWHPVTEELWFTDNGRDWLGDDMPPDELNRAPEKGVHFGFPYCHGEDILDPEFGEGQDCADYVSPAQELDPHVAALGMRFYTGDMFSENYRDQILIAEHGSWNRSIPIGYRLMLVELNGDDVVGYKVFAEGWLQGMTAWGRPVDVLVMPDGSLLVSDDFAGVIYRITYTGR
- the hisA gene encoding 1-(5-phosphoribosyl)-5-[(5-phosphoribosylamino)methylideneamino]imidazole-4-carboxamide isomerase, producing the protein MDAFRVIPAIDLIDGKCVRLTQGDYETRRVYSDDPVALSRKFLEVGLDLVHLVDLDGARSGHPMNLPVVEAVAATGITVELGGGLRTIHHLRQATESGVEYLILGSRLLSDITVLREWTEHFPHRFVAAIDARDGKLSTHGWEFTTTVDVTEVVEKVESLGFSRIIYTDIQRDGMLSGLNLLQLRSVARSTTLPVVASGGVAGVEDITSVKKLHAAGVTGVIVGKAFYEGKITLEEMSQC